The genomic segment TGGAGTACCGTCCTTTAGAAGGATTTGTCTTTGCCGTAACTCCATTTAACTTTACGTCTATTGCCGGCAATTTGCCAACTTCCCCAGCTATGTTAGGTAATACAGTGCTTTGGAAGCCAGCTTCTTCTGCTATTTATTCAGCCTATTATATAATGAAACTATTAGAAGAAGCAGGTTTGCCACCAGGTGTTATTAATTTTATTCCTGGTTCTGGTTCGAAGGTTGGAGATTATGTTTTAGCAAGTCCAGAATTGGCAGGTATTCATTTCACCGGATCAACAGAGGTCTTTAAGAGTATGTGGAGAACAGTCGGCGAAAATATTGAAAAGTATAATACCTACCCCAGGATTGTTGGCGAGACCGGAGGAAAGGATTTTGTCTTTGTTCACGAGTCTGCCCAGGTTGCCCCGGTTGTTACCGCTCTAATCCGTGGTGCTTTTGAATATCAGGGCCAGAAATGTTCTGCTGCTTCCCGGGCTTATATTCCGGATAATCGTTGGGAAGAAATAAAAGAAGAACTTTTGGCACAAATTAGTGAACTGAAAATGGGTAGTCCTGAGGACTTTACTAATTTTGTCAATGCGGTTATTGATAAAAATGCTTATCAGAGTATTAAAGAATATATTGATTATGCTAAAGCTCATGAAGATGCTGAGATTTTAATTGGAGGAAACTGTGACGATTCTAAAGGATATTTTATCGAACCTACAGTAATTCTGGCAAAAACTCCTGATTTTAAGACAATGAGAGAGGAAATTTTTGGTCCAGTCCTTACTGTTTATGTTTATGATGCTGATAAGTATGAGGAGACCCTTCATATATGTGACCAAACATCCCCTTATGGTTTGACAGGTAGTATTTTTGCTCAGGATAGAAAGGCTATTGTTTTAGCTGAGGATATTTTGGTTAATGCTGCAGGTAATTTCTATATTAATGACAAACCTACCGGTGCTGTTGTTGGTCAACAACCTTTTGGTGGAAGTCGGGCTTCGGGAACCAATGATAAAGCCGGAAGTTATCTCAACCTGTTACGTTGGGTTTCACCGCGTGCCATTAAAGAGACATTTGTTCCCCCAGTAGACTACAGGTATCCCTTTATGGAGGAGGAATAAAAAATAGGATAGATCTTAAAAAAGGAAAAAGAATTGGAACTAAAATTAAAAAAAATATTATAGGAGATTAGATTTTAGAAGGAGAATTTTCATTTACGAAGAAAATATTTAGTAAAATTAATTAATAGCGAACTTATCCTACTAAAATTACGGTAGGATAGGTTCGTTTTTTTAAAGAAGGGGGAAAACAAAATGCGGCACATTTCCAGGTTGGGAGCAAAACTGGTAGGTATTGTGTTGGTTTTTATTATTATACCTTTAACTATGACGTATTTTATTACTCAAAAAGAGGTTAAAACAATTTTAACTGAAAAGATTAAGGTAATTAATAAGAAAAATGCTGAAAATGTTTTTACTGAAGTAGAAGAATTTATTTCAGCAGCGGAGAGTTTAGCAACAGAATTAAGTAAGTCTGAAACCATCGGTATGTTTATTTCGGGTATGGGTGATTTTATTGCTATGGATTTAGAGGAAGTCCGAAATAAATATCCCTGGATTGTAAGATTTGAAATAGCAGCTGAAGATGGTACATATACAGTATATCCTGAAAAAGAATATGAAGATGATTATGATATGCGAAAAACCCTGTGGTATCAAAGAGCAAAAAAGGAAAATAAATTGATCTGGATACCGGCAATTAACAAATCTGACCAATTCCGATTGGCAATTCCTATTAGATATACATATAAAGATGAAATAGCAGGGGTTTTTTCATTACTTATTGACATGGGTCAATTTACTGAAATTATGCGGCAATATAGTATTAATGAAGGTTCAATGTTAATGATAAATCAGACAGGGGCAGTCCTTGCTTCTGACATATCTACAGAAGTTGATGATGAATATTTTGATCAGTATAGTTTTTTTGAAAAATTTTTTCAAACTGATGAAATTTTATTTGGGACTTATATCTATGCAGGCCAATCCCGTTTGACATTTACCAAACATATACCGGAGTTAAAATCAATTTTGCTTCTGCAACTATCTGAAAAAAAAGCTTTTGCAGATGTTGATCGATTATTAAGTAAATTTAAATGGATTGGCACTGTAACTTTACTGGTTGTTATAGTGGTTTTCACAATTGTAACAAGGTTATGGATTACCAATAGGATTATACATCTAGCCGAATCTGCCAGGACTATTGCTGATGGAAACCTTCAAAAATTAATTCAACTTAAGGGAAATGATGAGATTGGAATCCTGGCGCGTTCCTTTAATGAAATGACATTAAATCTCCGAAATTTGATTCAGGATATTCTTAAAAATGCTAAAACTGTAGCAGAATCCAGTCAACGTATTTTTGAATCAGCCGAGGTGTCCAATCAGGTTTCTGAACAGGTTGCCAGCAGCATTCAGCAGGTAGCAGCTGGTGCTGAAAATCAATCCCGCTTTATCGAGCAAATGAATGAAAAACTGGTTCAATTAAATCACTACATTGAAGGTTTGACAAAAACAAATAAGAGTGTACATGATATAGCTCAAACTACCCAAAGTAAAGCCAATCAGGGTGCTGAATCAATGAAGCGGGTTGTTGAACAAATGAGTGTAATTCAAAAGAGTATAGCAGAATCTAATAGAGTAATTAGTGGCATGACCAGAGCAGCGGATGAGATCAGTAATTTTGTTAATATTATTGATAATATTGCTAATCAGACCAATCTTCTTGCGTTAAATGCAGCTATAGAGGCGGCGAGAGCTGGAGAAGAAGGTCGCGGTTTTGCTGTGGTTGCTAAAGAGATTAGGAGTCTGGCTGAAGAAGTATCAGTTTCTGCGGGTAAAATTCGCGAACTAGTTGAGTCCACTCAGAATTTTTCTAATCAAGCTTCTACCGCAATGGAGGAAGGAATCAAGCAGATTGGGTTTGGACAAAAGGTGGTTAATGAGAGTGGAGAAATTTTCAGTGAGATTATTGAATCATTTGAACGAACACTTTCAGCTATTCAAAAGGTAGATGAAATGATCTCAAATCTTTCTGAGAACATGGTTCAGATTATAGAGGGGCAGAGAATATTGCGAGTATTGCTCAAGAGAATGCCGCATCTGCTGAAGAAGTTTCAGCTTCAACGGAAGAACAGGCAGCAGCTATGGATGAGATTACACAGTTGGCTAAATCTCTTAAAAATTTGAGTAAGTTATTAGAAAACCTTGTACAAAAATTTAAAGTTTAGACCGGTTAGAATATATACTGAATATTCGCTATGGATATTCAGTATTTTTTTTGTTAAAATATAAAGGAACAAAATTAATGTTAAATTAACCAATCATAGCAAAATCTAAAGTATACAGACTATTTTTGCTAAGGAAGGCGTGGAGTTAATGGCTGTAATCTAATTATTGTCCTATGTCTTGGAGTTGTTTTTTTTAAAGGAGTTCCTATAGGTCCATTGGGGTTTATAGATTATATGGATGATTAAACTATTGAAATAAACCGGGAGGGGAGAAAATGAAACTAAAAACGCGTGACATGGTAATTTCAGGTATTTTGGGGGGAATCGCTATTTTCTTAGGCCAGACGGGGTTTGGCTTTATCCCATTACCTACCGGAATTAATGCAACTATTATGCATTTACCGGTGATTATTGGGGCTGTATTGGAAGGTCCGGTAGTAGGGACATTAGTTGGACTTATTTTTGGACTTTTCAGTTGGATTCAGGCCAGAAATCCTTTTTTTGCTGATCCTACTATATCTGTTTTGCCAAGGCTTTTTATTGGAATAATTACTTATTTTAGCTATCAAAGTCTTAAAAGGTTTAATGATCATGTAGCTATGGCTGTAGCAGGTGTGATAGGTTCTTTGACAAATACAGTACTGGTATTGGGTATGATTTTTTTAAAGGGTTATATGCCATTTGATGCAGTAGTACCTATTGCTTTTATTCATGGTATCCCGGAAGCAATTGTGGCCGCTATTGTTACATATTTTGTCTGTCTAGGTGTTAAAAGGGCAAGGGAGTTGAAATTTGATGGAGGAAATTAAAATTGGCCATGCCGAAGATAAGGAAGGATTTACTGGTTGTACAGTAATAATCTGTCCAAAAGGAGCGGTAGCCGGGGTAGATGTACGGGGTTCAGCTCCCGGGACACGGGAGACTGATCTTTTAAATCCGGTCATGATGGTAGAAAAGGTTCATGCGATTCTCCTTGCAGGTGGAAGTGCCTTTGGACTAGCTGCCGCTGATGGGGTAATGAAATATTTAGAAGAGAAAGGAATCGGTTTTGATGTTGGTGTAACACGGGTCCCCATTGTACCCGGTGCAGTAATTTTTGATTTAGGACTGGGGGATTATCGGGCCCGTCCTGATTGTGAGATGGGTTATCAGGCATGTTTAAATGCTGTAGAAAATAATTCTGCTGAGGGCTGTGTTGGCGCTGGAATAGGAGCATCTGTAGGTAAAATTAAGGGTATGGAATGGGCTACCAAATCCGGTCTTGGAATGGCTCATCTAAAAGTAGGTGAAGTAGAAGTAAGTGCACTGGTAGTGGTTAATGCTCTGGGAGATGTAATTGATCCAGAGACAGGTAAAATTATTGCTGGAGTCCGGAATGAGTCGGGCTTTGAAAGTACTGAGGAGATTTTTAGGGTTAATTATAAGAAAGTTTATAAATTTACCAATACCACAATTGGAGTTGTGTTTACAAATGCTAAGTTGAATAAAGCACAAGCGAAAAAGCTGGCTCAGGTTAGTCATCAGGGGCTTGTTCGGACTATTAGACCCATTCATACTCAATTCGATGGTGATACCCTTTTTGCTCTATCTTATGGAGATTTAAAGGTAGATTTTACTCTTTTAGGTATAATGGCAGCAGATGCTGTAAGTCAAGCCGTGGTACGGGCTGTGAAAACTGCCGTAAGTATGGGTGGTTTACCGGCTATGAAAGATTTAATGGGTGTTTTAAAGGATGATAATTAAAAATTGAGATTATTTTAAATAGGGATTCTTTTTAATAAAGAGATCCCTGATTTTACTGCAAAAAGCTAATTTTTGCTTTATAAAGAAATTTTTCGGACCATCTAAAGTTTAATTTCAGTCGAAATAAGGCACACTAATCAATGGGTCCTTATGACCTTTGATTAGCTTATCACATCCTCATATGAGTTCATTCTTTTCAATCCCACTAGGATGGTTAAATGAAAAATTTCTATGGCGCTTATGATTAGTTTTTTGCAGTTTAATTATTCCTTTAATTTTTAAAAAAATTTTTGGATGATACATTATTAAAGTAGTAAATGACATACTATATAATGTGGCATTAACTTGCAGAGGAGATGATACTAAGTTATGAAGGGGCAGGAGAGGTTTCGTGTTGAACTTGGGCGTTTACAGGATTACTGTCAGGAAGCAATTCAAATTTTTGGGGATGAAGAAGATTCAATTAACAAGATACAAGAGGTTTGTAGCAATTTACGCTCTTTTATGGGGCGTTTATTTGCTATTGCAGAAGAATTGAATGAAAAAAGCAGGAAGGGTGTTACTTATTCTGAAGGAGAGGCTTCAGAAAGTAATACCCTTTTTGATTGCATTAAAAGTTTTCGCCGGAGGAATGTTTATTATGATTTGTTAAACTTTGAAGAAGCGGTTTATGAGTTAAGACGGGTTGTAGATGAAAGTACTGACCCCCATGTGATCGCGTCTGCTTATAATGGTTTAGGTCATATATATGCTATCAGAAAGATGTATGCGCCAGCTATTTATTATTTTAATAAAGTAGTTGAATTTTATCCCGGTAATAGTGATGGTTACTTTAATCTGGGTGCTGTCTATTTTAACCTGGGATTTTACGATGAGGCCCGGTATTATTTTCAACAGGCAATTTATCATCACACGGATGACTGGGAGGCTTATTTCCACCTTGGCAGAACATTTGAAAAGCTAGGTGAATTGGATACTGCTGTATATTATATCCAAAAAGCTAGGGAGATAAAATATAGCCAACCAGCTGTGGTAATGGTAACCAGATAAAATAAGATAGTAAAGAATTGATGAGTTATAATGAGAAATTTAAAGTAATTACGGGCTAATTATTGATAACACTAGTATGTTGACTTTGATTTTGAGTGAATTTCATCATATAATACAATCTGTAATTGAAAAAATGATGGAGGTACTCTTCCCTGTTATGGTGGATGTAGCTCAGTTGGTTAGAGCGCAGGATTGTGGCTCCTGAGGTCGTGGGTTCGAGTCCCATCATCCACCCCATTTTAATCTTGCGAAGATGGCGGAACTGGCAGACGCGCTAGACTTAGGATCTAGTGCCTTCGGGCGTGGGGGTTCGAATCCCCCTCTTCGCACCAATTGATATTACTAGCTTTATGACACTTCTAAAGAAAGTGTCATTTTTTATTTGGGCTGTTTTGGGAATAATTTGGGAATAAAGTTATCTTGTCATTCTCTCCAACTTATCTACTACTCTTCTCTTAAGTGGCTCAGTGACATGAGTATAGAGGTCGACTGTTGTGGTAATTGTGGAATGTCCTAATCGCTCTGCTGCTTCTTTATGAGAAATTCCTGCCTGGAGCATCATTGTTGCGTGAGTATGTCTTAAATCGTGAAACCTTATATTATTTAATCCTGCTTTTTTTCTAATACGTGTAAACCTATTTTTGAAGGCATCAGGGGTTATTATACTGCCATCAGCATTAACAAAGACCAGGTTATATTCATTATTATAGGCTGGACCTAGTTTAAGTTTATTTATAGCCTGTTCTTTTTTTAATTTTTCTAATACTTCAACGGTAGTTTTAGTGAGAAAAATTGTTCTTCTGCTTTGTTCAGTTTTTGGAGTATAGAGTTTTGAACCTTCGGGACCTTTCAGTAGCGTCTGTTCAACTCTTAAACTAGCATCATCTAGATCCACATGATCCCAACTTAAACCTAAAATTTCACCTCGTCTCATCCCCGTATAGATTGCGATGAAAATAATTGCATATGTAGTATAATCATACATCTCTAAAGCAGTCTCTAGAAGTTTATCAATTTCTTTTTGATTTAAAGCTTTCATTTCTTTTTTTTCAACTTTTGGAGGTTCAATAGCAACAGCAGGATTTTTGTCAATTAGTTGCAATTTTACCGCAGCATCAAGAGCTTCCCTTAGTATGGTATAATGATATCTAACTGATCGATTGGACAATCCTCCTTTACCGTCTCTACGTCCGCTTTTTAATTTTTTCAAGATGTAATTTTGGATGTGAATTGGTTGAAGCTTTTGTAAAGATATTTTACCTAATTCAGGAATGATATGAGCATTGATAATAATTTTATAATTATTTAAAGTTGTCTCTTTAAGGTTAAAGCTAGAATTTTCTAACCACTGATTAAGATATTCTTCCACAGTTATGTTATCAGGCTTAATATA from the Anoxybacter fermentans genome contains:
- the pruA gene encoding L-glutamate gamma-semialdehyde dehydrogenase, translated to MSNAIYKIEKPANEPVLSYRPGSPEREELKAKLKELKSREIEIPLIIGGKEVKTGDFGECRMPHDHQHRLAVYHKAGPKEIEMAIEAAREAKKEWARMAWEDRIAIFRKAAELLAGPYRSLLNAATMLGQSKNVFQAEIDSACELIDFFRFNTYYATQIYKDQPYSPVGFWNRMEYRPLEGFVFAVTPFNFTSIAGNLPTSPAMLGNTVLWKPASSAIYSAYYIMKLLEEAGLPPGVINFIPGSGSKVGDYVLASPELAGIHFTGSTEVFKSMWRTVGENIEKYNTYPRIVGETGGKDFVFVHESAQVAPVVTALIRGAFEYQGQKCSAASRAYIPDNRWEEIKEELLAQISELKMGSPEDFTNFVNAVIDKNAYQSIKEYIDYAKAHEDAEILIGGNCDDSKGYFIEPTVILAKTPDFKTMREEIFGPVLTVYVYDADKYEETLHICDQTSPYGLTGSIFAQDRKAIVLAEDILVNAAGNFYINDKPTGAVVGQQPFGGSRASGTNDKAGSYLNLLRWVSPRAIKETFVPPVDYRYPFMEEE
- a CDS encoding tyrosine-type recombinase/integrase, giving the protein MLAHVEKRGKNSYRIIISLGKDPVTGKYRYYRETIKAKNKREAEKKAIEIEARILKGDYIKPDNITVEEYLNQWLENSSFNLKETTLNNYKIIINAHIIPELGKISLQKLQPIHIQNYILKKLKSGRRDGKGGLSNRSVRYHYTILREALDAAVKLQLIDKNPAVAIEPPKVEKKEMKALNQKEIDKLLETALEMYDYTTYAIIFIAIYTGMRRGEILGLSWDHVDLDDASLRVEQTLLKGPEGSKLYTPKTEQSRRTIFLTKTTVEVLEKLKKEQAINKLKLGPAYNNEYNLVFVNADGSIITPDAFKNRFTRIRKKAGLNNIRFHDLRHTHATMMLQAGISHKEAAERLGHSTITTTVDLYTHVTEPLKRRVVDKLERMTR
- a CDS encoding ECF transporter S component; the protein is MKLKTRDMVISGILGGIAIFLGQTGFGFIPLPTGINATIMHLPVIIGAVLEGPVVGTLVGLIFGLFSWIQARNPFFADPTISVLPRLFIGIITYFSYQSLKRFNDHVAMAVAGVIGSLTNTVLVLGMIFLKGYMPFDAVVPIAFIHGIPEAIVAAIVTYFVCLGVKRARELKFDGGN
- a CDS encoding P1 family peptidase, whose amino-acid sequence is MEEIKIGHAEDKEGFTGCTVIICPKGAVAGVDVRGSAPGTRETDLLNPVMMVEKVHAILLAGGSAFGLAAADGVMKYLEEKGIGFDVGVTRVPIVPGAVIFDLGLGDYRARPDCEMGYQACLNAVENNSAEGCVGAGIGASVGKIKGMEWATKSGLGMAHLKVGEVEVSALVVVNALGDVIDPETGKIIAGVRNESGFESTEEIFRVNYKKVYKFTNTTIGVVFTNAKLNKAQAKKLAQVSHQGLVRTIRPIHTQFDGDTLFALSYGDLKVDFTLLGIMAADAVSQAVVRAVKTAVSMGGLPAMKDLMGVLKDDN
- a CDS encoding tetratricopeptide repeat protein, which encodes MKGQERFRVELGRLQDYCQEAIQIFGDEEDSINKIQEVCSNLRSFMGRLFAIAEELNEKSRKGVTYSEGEASESNTLFDCIKSFRRRNVYYDLLNFEEAVYELRRVVDESTDPHVIASAYNGLGHIYAIRKMYAPAIYYFNKVVEFYPGNSDGYFNLGAVYFNLGFYDEARYYFQQAIYHHTDDWEAYFHLGRTFEKLGELDTAVYYIQKAREIKYSQPAVVMVTR
- a CDS encoding methyl-accepting chemotaxis protein, which translates into the protein MRHISRLGAKLVGIVLVFIIIPLTMTYFITQKEVKTILTEKIKVINKKNAENVFTEVEEFISAAESLATELSKSETIGMFISGMGDFIAMDLEEVRNKYPWIVRFEIAAEDGTYTVYPEKEYEDDYDMRKTLWYQRAKKENKLIWIPAINKSDQFRLAIPIRYTYKDEIAGVFSLLIDMGQFTEIMRQYSINEGSMLMINQTGAVLASDISTEVDDEYFDQYSFFEKFFQTDEILFGTYIYAGQSRLTFTKHIPELKSILLLQLSEKKAFADVDRLLSKFKWIGTVTLLVVIVVFTIVTRLWITNRIIHLAESARTIADGNLQKLIQLKGNDEIGILARSFNEMTLNLRNLIQDILKNAKTVAESSQRIFESAEVSNQVSEQVASSIQQVAAGAENQSRFIEQMNEKLVQLNHYIEGLTKTNKSVHDIAQTTQSKANQGAESMKRVVEQMSVIQKSIAESNRVISGMTRAADEISNFVNIIDNIANQTNLLALNAAIEAARAGEEGRGFAVVAKEIRSLAEEVSVSAGKIRELVESTQNFSNQASTAMEEGIKQIGFGQKVVNESGEIFSEIIESFERTLSAIQKVDEMISNLSENMVQIIEGQRILRVLLKRMPHLLKKFQLQRKNRQQLWMRLHSWLNLLKI